In the genome of Fusarium fujikuroi IMI 58289 draft genome, chromosome FFUJ_chr02, one region contains:
- a CDS encoding putative SNARE protein YKT6, with amino-acid sequence MKLHYIGILRNESQPAHEIVAEKELSSYSRFTRNNYGEFMTLFAKTVAERTRPGQRQDVEEQDYTFHAYGRTEGVCGIIISDHQYPALVAHQLLSKVVDEFLSKNPRSSWATGTPALSMPELKEYLTKYQDPQQADSILKIQKELDETKIVLHKTIESVLQRGEKIDDLVAKSDGLSAQSKMFYQQAKKQNSCCILM; translated from the exons ATGAAACTGCATTACATCGGC ATCCTTCGCAACGAGAGCCAGCCGGCTCATGAGATCGTCGCTGAGAAGGAGCTCAGCAGCTATTCGCGATTCACCCGCAACAA CTATGGCGAATTCATGACCCTATTCGCAAAGACCGTCGCCGAGCGCACCCGCCCTGGACAGCGACAGGACGTTGAGGAGCAAG ACTACACTTTCCACGCCTACGGCCGCACCGAGGGTGTCTGCGGTATCATCATCTCCGATCACCAGTACCCTGCCCTTGTGGCACATCAGCTTCTTAGCAAGGTCGTCGACGAGTTCCTCTCCAAGAACCCCCGCTCCAGCTGGGCCACCGGCACACCCGCTCTCTCCATGCCCGAGCTGAAGGAGTACCTCACAAAGTACCAGGACCCTCAGCAGGCCGATAGCATCCTCAAGATTCAGAAGGAGCTTGACGAGACTAAGATCGTTCTCCACAAGACCATCGAGAGTGTGCTACAGCGTGGAGAGAAGATCGACGATCTGGTAGCTAAGAGTGATGGTCTCAGCGCCCAAAGCAAGATGTTTTACC AgcaagccaagaagcagaacTCATGCTGTATTTTGATGTAA
- a CDS encoding probable RNA helicase, protein MASSQLSAAEARWREQFAAMQEAIANLKIPQENGSVEDDIDDDEFGGYSSGNSGQDVWDFISDDDQEALSSDFADGEAPDGSAVADYGAEWFAIRCSAIAAKNGLSADVFESQIMSVLNSNRSDEELQIQLTDLVGFDDLDFIIEILGHRNEIISAVKSQSQESSSEPRLLTKAQREENLRRQDQAHKSATLPPAHSKEPQYPHVYKAYSAGNTLSYAGKKYGLPVGSERLSFDKYEEYFIPAGKKGVLGPGQRLIPVKELNGLCRNTFKGYKTLNRMQSLVYPVAHKTSENMLICAPTGAGKTDAAMLTILQTIAQNVEPNPFEDPSATEFAVNADDFKIVYVAPMKALAAEVTEKLGKRLAWLGIKCREYTGDMQLTKSEIIQTQIIVTTPEKWDVVTRKGTGDTELVQKVRLLIIDEVHMLHDERGAVLESLVARTERQVESTQSLIRIVGLSATLPNYVDVADFLKVNKYAGLFYFDSSFRPVPLEQHFIGVKGKAGTKQSKENLDQVAFDKVKEMLERDHQVMVFVHSRRDTQLTARMLHQKAIDAMCADLLDPSYHPGFEQASRDIKQSKSKEIRELLSKGIGVHHAGMARSDRNLMERLFGEGVLKVLCCTATLAWGVNLPAAAVVIKGTQVYSAQDGKFVDLGILDVLQIFGRAGRPQFEDTGIGMICTTHDKLTHYLTAVTEQQPIESKFSTKLVDNLNAEIALGTVTSIPDAVQWIGYSYLFVRMQRSPMSYGIEWSEIRDDPNLVQRRRQLAIQAAKTLQQCQMIIYNERTDELRSKDIGRIASQYYILHTSIQVFNAMMQPQATEADILKMISMSGEFDNIQSRDSEEKELTHLRREIIPCDVDGGIDTPQAKTNILLQSYISKAQPEDFALSNDMNYVAQQSGRICRALFMLALNRRWGHQCLVLLTLAKSIEKRIWPYQHPLHQFDLAKSVLNQLDAKENLTIETMKDMEPAEIGGLIHNQSAGKNIAKILNNFPTVHVEAEIAPLNRDVLRIKLYVIPDFRWHDQIHGTSESFYIWVENSETSEIYHHEFFILNRRKLHDDHELNFTIPLSDPLPSQIYVRAVSDRWLGAETVTPVSFQHLIRPDTESVYTDLLNLQPLPISALKNPALEELYAKRFEYFNPMQTQIFHTLYHTPANVLLGSPTGSGKTVAAELAMWWAFRERPKSKVVYIAPMKALVRERVKDWGVRLARPLGLKLVELTGDNTPDTRTIQDADIIITTPEKWDGISRSWQTRGYVRQVSLVIIDEIHLLAGDRGPILEIIVSRMNYIASSTKNAVRLLGMSTACANATDLGNWLGVKEGLFNFKHSVRPVPLELYIDGFPEVRGFCPLMQSMNRPTFLAVKNHSPDKPVIVFVPSRRQTRLTAKDLINFCGMEDNPRRFLHMDEDDLQLNLARVKDDALKEAINFGIGLHHAGLVESDRQLAEELFLNNKIQILVATSTLAWGVNLPAHLVVVKGTQFFDAKIEAYKDMDLTDVLQMLGRAGRPQFDNSGVARIFTQDSKKDFYKHFLHTGFPVESSLHTVLDNHLCAEVSAETIVTKQDALDYLTWTFFFRRLHKNPSYYGLEISAEEHNSIAAQQLANEYMIEMVSKSLNELADSKCVEVFPNGDVDPTPLGKIMSYYYLSHKTIRHLVKHAKAQASFLDVLSWMSRATEYDELPVRHNEDLINNTLSDNLPFPGHAFGLPMWDPHVKAFLLLQAHMSQIDLPITDYVGDQTSVLDQAIRVIQASIDVLTELGYLSSCLQMMALLQSIKSARWPTDAPVSILPTVEPDVKNDTPIAKISALTRPQALQLAKKLGVPASQHNRFARAVSILPNVEVSIAAATALSVTIGLKRLNQLVEREARIYAPKFPKPQTESWFVIVADLTRDEVIAVKRVGWTTNPNRKLEAGGRPTAKTTIKLPPAQAGQARKFDVLVVSDAYPGLEYRVEGVDIPAPPTVDDDVQSKKADASGSK, encoded by the exons ATGGCATCCTCGCAACTTAGTGCCGCAGAGGCACGATGGCGCGAACAATTTGCGGCTATGCAAGAAGCTATCGCCAACCTCAAAATTCCTCAAGAGAATGGATCAGTCgaagatgatatcgacgatgacgaatTTGGTGGTTACTCCAGTGGAAATAGCGGCCAGGATGTCTGGGATTTTATCTCGGATGACGACCAGGAGGCCTTAAGCAGCGACTTCGCTGATGGAGAAGCCCCAGATGGATCAGCTGTGGCAGATTACGGTGCCGAATGGTTTGCAATTAGATGTTCAGCCATCGCAGCCAAGAATGGACTGTCTGCTGATGTGTTTGAGAGCCAAATCATGAGTGTTCTCAACTCTAATCGCTCTGACGAGGAGCTCCAGATCCAGCTTACTGACTTGGTAGgctttgatgatcttgacttcatcatcgagaTACTGGGTCACAGAAATGAGATCATTTCAGCTGTCAAAAGTCAGAGTCAGGAGAGCTCCAGCGAACCTCGACTCCTGACCAAGgctcaaagagaagaaaacctgcgtcgccaagatcaagcacaCAAATCTGCAACTCTTCCGCCAGCACATTCAAAGGAACCCCAATACCCACACGTCTATAAAGCATACAGCGCTGGAAACACCCTGAGCTATGCCGGTAAAAAGTACGGACTGCCAGTTGGTAGTGAGCGGCTATCGTTTGACAAGTACGAGGAGTACTTTATCCCCGCTGGCAAGAAGGGTGTACTGGGCCCTGGACAGCGGCTTATTCCTGTCAAGGAACTCAATGGGTTGTGCCGGAATACATTCAAGGGCTACAAGACGCTTAACCGTATGCAGAGTCTTGTCTATCCTGTTGCCCATAAGACTAGTGAGAACATGTTGATATGTGCTCCTACTGGTGCT GGTAAAACGGATGCTGCTATGCTTACCATTCTTCAAACAATTGCACAGAATGTTGAGCCTAACCCCTTCGAAGACCCGTCAGCCACAGAATTTGCTGTCAACGCTGATGACTTCAAAATCGTCTATGTTGCCCCCATGAAGGCGCTTGCTGCTGAGGTGACAGAGAAGCTAGGCAAGCgcctggcctggcttggTATCAAATGTCGAGAGTACACTGGAGATATGCAGCTCACCAAGTCTGAAATCATCCAGACTCAAATTATTGTTACGACACCCGAGAAATGGGATGTCGTCACACGCAAGGGCACTGGAGACACGGAACTTGTTCAAAAAGTCCGTCTTCTCATTATAGACGAGGTACATATGCTTCATGATGAGAGAGGCGCTGTCCTAGAATCCCTTGTGGCTCGAACGGAAAGGCAGGTTGAGAGTACGCAGTCTCTCATTCGAATTGTTGGTCTCAGTGCCACACTGCCCAATTATGTCGATGTCGCCGATTTCCTGAAAGTCAACAAATATGCAGGCCTATTCTACTTCGACTCGTCCTTCCGCCCTGTTCCTTTGGAACAACATTTCATCGGCGTCAAAGGAAAGGCTGGAACAAAGCAATCGAAGGAGAATCTTGACCAGGTCGCTTttgacaaagtcaaagagaTGCTCGAGCGTGATCATCAAGTCATGGTGTTCGTTCACTCACGAAGAGATACGCAGCTTACAGCGCGAATGTTGCACCAGAAGGCCATCGATGCCATGTGTGCAGATCTCCTTGACCCGAGCTATCATCCTGGGTTTGAGCAAGCGTCGCGTGATATCAAGCAGTCCAAATCCAAGGAGATCCGTGAGCTCCTATCCAAGGGAATCGGTGTTCACCACGCTGGAATGGCAAGATCTGACCGAAACTTGATGGAAAGACTATTTGGAGAGGGTGTCCTGAAGGTTCTCTGCTGTACCGCCACTCTAGCATGGGGTGTCAACTTGCCTGCCGCAGCAGTCGTAATCAAGGGAACTCAGGTTTACAGCGCTCAGGATGGTAAATTTGTTGATCTGGGAATTCTTGACGTACTTCAGATCTTTGGTCGAGCTGGTCGTCCTCAATTCGAAGACACTGGTATCGGCATGATCTGCACAACTCACGACAAGTTAACCCATTACCTGACTGCGGTGACGGAACAACAGCCCATCGAATCGAAATTCTCGACGAAGCTAGTTGACAATCTGAATGCTGAAATCGCACTCGGAACTGTCACTTCTATTCCGGATGCCGTCCAGTGGATCGGATACTCGTACCTCTTCGTGCGCATGCAAAGGAGCCCAATGTCTTATGGCATAGAATGGTCAGAGATTCGCGACGACCCAAACCTGGTTCAAAGACGCCGTCAGCTTGCTATTCAGGCTGCCAAAACCTTGCAGCAATGCCAGATGATTATCTACAATGAAAGGACAGATGAGCTGCGCAGCAAGGATATCGGAAGAATTGCCAGTCAATACTATATTCTCCACACAAGTATTCAGGTTTTCAACGCCATGATGCAACCTCAGGCCACAGAGGCCGACATTCTCAAGATGATCAGTATGAGTGGAGAGTTTGACAACATCCAATCCAGAGAtagtgaggagaaggagttgaCTCATCTACGTCGAGAGATCATCCCATGTGATGTGGATGGAGGCATTGACACCCCTCAGGCAAAAACAAACATTTTGCTACAGTCTTACATCTCGAAAGCGCAGCCGGAAGATTTCGCTCTTTCAAATGACATGAACTACGTTGCTCAGCAGTCTGGACGTATTTGTCGAGCACTCTTCATGCTTGCCCTCAATCGCCGATGGGGTCACCAGTGCCTCGTGCTTCTAACTCTGGCAAAGTCGATTGAAAAGCGCATCTGGCCCTACcagcatcctcttcatcagttTGACCTTGCAAAGTCGGTTCTGAACCAGCTCGATGCGAAAGAGAACTTGACAATTGAGACCATGAAAGACATGGAGCCTGCAGAGATTGGAGGTTTGATCCACAACCAGAGTGCCGGCAAGAATATTGCCAAGATCCTGAACAACTTTCCCACTGTTCACGTCGAGGCTGAAATCGCTCCCCTAAACCGAGATGTGTTGCGTATTAAGCTCTATGTTATTCCCGATTTCCGATGGCACGACCAGATTCATGGAACCTCAGAATCGTTCTACATTTGGGTCGAGAATTCTGAGACTTCAGAGATATACCATCATGAGTTTTTCATCCTAAACAGAAGAAAGTTACATGATGACCATGAGCTAAACTTCACAATTCCCCTTTCTGACCCCTTACCTAGCCAGATATACGTCCGAGCCGTCTCAGACAGATGGCTAGGAGCTGAGACCGTCACCCCGGTCTCCTTCCAGCATCTCATCCGTCCAGACACTGAAAGCGTCTATACTGACCTCCTGAATCTTCAACCATTACCTATCTCGGCCCTCAAGAACCCTGCGCTTGAAGAACTCTATGCCAAGCGCTTCGAGTACTTCAACCCCATGCAAACGCAAATCTTCCACACGCTTTACCATACGCCTGCCAATGTGCTTCTTGGATCACCCACTGGTAGCGGCAAGACTGTTGCTGCAGAGCTTGCCATGTGGTGGGCTTTCCGTGAAAGACCCAAGTCAAAGGTTGTCTATATTGCGCCAATGAAGGCACTTGTCCGCGAGCGAGTCAAAGACTGGGGAGTTAGATTGGCGCGACCATTGGGCTTGAAGTTGGTGGAGTTAACTGGTGACAATACTCCTGATACTAGAACTATCCAGGACgctgatatcatcatcactacgCCTGAGAAGTGGGACGGTATTTCTCGTTCATGGCAGACAAGAGGGTACGTTCGACAAGTGAGCCTGGTCATTATTGACGAGATTCATCTTCTGGCTGGAGACCGTGGGCCTATTCTCGAGATCATTGTGTCCCGTATGAACTACATTGCTTCCTCGACCAAGAATGCCGTCCGTCTCCTGGGCATGTCGACTGCTTGCGCCAACGCGACAGACCTGGGTAACTGGTTAGGTGTCAAGGAAGGCCTTTTCAACTTTAAGCACTCAGTCCGTCCTGTTCCTCTGGAATTATACATCGATGGCTTCCCAGAAGTCAGGGGATTCTGTCCTTTGATGCAGTCTATGAATCGCCCCACCTTCTTGGCTGTTAAGAATCACAGTCCTGACAAGCCTGTCATTGTTTTCGTTCCCTCGCGAAGACAGACTCGTCTGACTGCAAAGGATCTCATCAACTTTTGTGGTATGGAAGATAACCCCCGGCGATTCCTTCAcatggatgaagatgatttgCAGCTTAACCTTGCTCGAGTCAAGGATGACGCGCTGAAGGAGGCCATCAACTTTGGAATTGGTCTACATCACGCTGGTCTAGTTGAGTCGGATCGTCAGCTTGCTGAAGAGTTGTTCTTGAACAACAAGATCCAGATCCTGGTCGCTACTAGTACTCTCGCCTGGGGTGTCAACTTGCCTGCTCATTTGGTTGTCGTCAAAGGAACACAATTCTTCGATGCCAAAATTGAGGCCTACAAAGACATGGACTTGACCGATGTTCTGCAAATGTTGGGCCGTGCCGGTCGTCCTCAGTTCGATAACTCGGGAGTTGCACGTATCTTTACCCAGGATTCCAAGAAGGACTTTTACAAGCACTTCCTTCACACTGGCTTCCCGGTAGAGTCATCGCTTCACACCGTTTTGGATAACCATCTTTGCGCCGAAGTCTCGGCTGAGACCATTGTCACCAAACAGGACGCGCTCGACTACCTCACATGGACATTCTTCTTCAGGAGACTCCACAAGAATCCGTCGTACTACGGACTCGAGATTTCTGCTGAGGAGCACAATAGCATCGCTGCTCAGCAGCTTGCTAATGAATACATGATTGAGATGGTTAGCAAGTCACTCAACGAGCTTGCTGACTCTAAATGTGTTGAGGTGTTCCCCAATGGCGACGTTGATCCAACACCTCTTGGCAAGATCATGAGTTACTACTACCTCTCGCACAAGACGATCCGTCACCTTGTCAAGCACGCGAAAGCTCAAGCCTCATTCCTCGACGTCTTGTCATGGATGTCCCGCGCTACCGAGTACGACGAACTCCCCGTGCGCCATAATGAAGACCTCATAAACAACACTCTTTCGGACAACTTGCCATTCCCTGGCCACGCCTTTGGGCTGCCTATGTGGGATCCCCACGTGAAGGCTTTCCTACTCCTCCAGGCACATATGTCTCAGATAGACCTTCCAATCACTGATTATGTTGGTGATCAGACGAGTGTTCTCGATCAGGCTATCCGTGTCATACAGGCTTCCATCGATGTTCTGACCGAGCTTGGTTATCTGTCCAGTTGCCTGCAAATGATGGCTCTTCTCCAGTCGATCAAGTCGGCTCGTTGGCCTACTGATGCACCAGTGTCCATCCTTCCTACGGTCGAGCCCGACGTCAAGAACGATACACCAATTGCTAAGATCAGCGCGCTGACTAGACCTCAGGCGCTGCAACTTGCTAAGAAGCTTGGTGTACCTGCGAGCCAGCACAACCGTTTCGCTCGTGCTGTATCTATCCTACCTAACGTCGAGGTATCCATCGCTGCAGCCACGGCACTCTCAGTGACCATTGGTCTCAAGCGTCTCAACCAGCTGGTCGAGCGAGAGGCTCGCATCTACGCACCCAAGTTCCCTAAGCCACAAACAGAATCGTGGTTCGTTATCGTGGCTGATTTGACACGGGACGAAGTCATTGCAGTGAAGCGTGTGGGTTGGACCACGAACCCCAATCGCAAGCTCGAGGCTGGTGGTCGACCCACAGCGAAGACAACCATCAAGCTCCCTCCCGCTCAGGCAGGCCAGGCCCGCAAGTTCGACGTTCTTGTTGTCAGCGATGCTTATCCTGGTCTTGAATATCGTGTTGAGGGTGTCGATATTCCTGCTCCGCCCActgtggatgatgatgtgcaGTCAAAGAAGGCGGATGCGTCTGGGTCAAAATGA
- a CDS encoding related to 2-polyprenyl-6-methoxyphenol hydroxylase and related FAD-dependent oxidoreductases encodes MSKLRILISGGGIAGPSAAFWLSRLGHSCTIIERFPSLRTGGQQIDIRGQGIEAAKRMGILEEIRNKAVDEDGLQWVDSQGKQKALLERNDSGKGRQSFTSEFEVMRGDLCKIIYEATRQRAQYRFGTSIESFENVGDKVKVIFSDGAHESYDLVIAADGQGSRVRRKLFADDPEAVHVRDLNLNGCYYNLPREAGDKNLATVYSAPGRRVISTRWHSKDRGQAYLMTMSHVEELKEVMIQDVNAQKKLFAEIFKDAGWQAPRLIKAMHETEDFYAQSVVQIKTKTWSKGRVVLLGDAGYAPSPLTGVGTTLALIGACVLSGEIARHGHDIPRALKAYEDTLRPYVEKSQKLPSFVPGIAYPKTNFGIKLQYSIIGLITKLKIDKAILAVLPENKGTWRIPAYEELGVLKG; translated from the coding sequence ATGTCAAAACTTCGAATTCTCATCTCAGGCGGTGGCATCGCTGGTCCATCTGCCGCCTTCTGGCTCTCCCGTCTCGGCCATTCCTGCACCATTATAGAAAGATTCCCGTCACTACGCACTGGAGGTCAACAGATCGACATTCGAGGCCAGGGCATTGAAGCTGCGAAGCGCATGGGAATCCTTGAAGAGATCCGAAATAAAgcagttgatgaagatggcctgCAATGGGTTGATTCGCAAGGGAAGCAGAAGGCTCTACTTGAAAGAAATGATTCGGGGAAAGGAAGACAATCGTTCACAAGTGAGTTCGAAGTCATGAGAGGAGATTTATGCAAGATCATATACGAGGCGACGAGACAAAGAGCCCAATATCGCTTCGGAACATCGAttgagagctttgagaaTGTTGGCGATAAGGTGAAGGTCATATTTTCGGACGGAGCTCACGAGAGCTACGATCTTGTCATTGCTGCAGACGGTCAAGGCTCGAGAGTCCGACGAAAGCTATTCGCTGATGACCCTGAAGCTGTTCATGTGCGCGACCTCAATCTGAATGGATGTTACTATAATCTGCCACGGGAAGCAGGCGATAAAAATCTTGCCACTGTATACAGCGCCCCAGGCCGCCGCGTGATCTCAACGCGTTGGCATTCGAAGGATAGAGGTCAAGCATATCTTATGACAATGTCCCATgtggaagagctgaaggagGTCATGATTCAGGACGTCAACgctcagaagaagctctttgCAGAGATCTTTAAGGATGCAGGATGGCAGGCTCCGAGACTCATCAAGGCTATGCACGAGACCGAAGACTTTTACGCACAGTCTGTCGTGcagatcaagaccaagacttggTCAAAGGGGAGAGTTGTTCTGCTGGGTGACGCAGGATATGCTCCATCTCCACTGACGGGTGTGGGAACTACACTCGCTTTGATAGGAGCCTGTGTTCTCAGCGGAGAAATTGCGAGACATGGCCATGATATCCCCAGAGCTCTCAAGGCGTATGAAGATACTCTGAGACCATACGTCGAGAAGTCTCAAAAACTGCCGTCGTTTGTCCCCGGTATTGCATATCCAAAGACGAACTTTGGAATCAAGTTGCAGTACTCGATTATTGGGCttatcaccaagctcaagattgaTAAGGCGATTCTTGCTGTATTGCCGGAGAATAAAGGTACTTGGAGAATACCTGCTTATGAAGAGCTGGGGGTTTTAAAGGGATGA